One genomic window of Polyangium aurulentum includes the following:
- a CDS encoding cupin domain-containing protein has translation MIRRTVNALGDGPRPRMDAQWLVNGDIVPGALGMLLVQALSKGAELPVHTLPAAESVTFLLSGKGEWSAPREPWPLAPGQGVYNPSESRRAFRATDDEGAVMLVVYGGTTDPRDALPCATYGATGCGCRIAGAADRGDGALRAAGGFIDMGVRWLATTQTVGARALVVATSTFTPGGSHALHRHPRADEFFLVLQGGGEHLTQDGPVRLNPGDMAYIPAGEWHGFRTDPGTTTRTVYGYLGAGSLEQAGYELLEEET, from the coding sequence ATGATCCGACGTACCGTGAACGCGCTGGGGGACGGGCCCCGGCCGAGGATGGATGCGCAATGGCTGGTCAATGGGGATATCGTCCCTGGGGCCCTCGGCATGCTCCTCGTTCAGGCGCTGTCGAAGGGCGCCGAGCTGCCCGTGCACACGCTCCCCGCGGCCGAGTCGGTCACCTTTCTGCTCTCGGGCAAGGGCGAATGGAGCGCGCCCCGGGAGCCTTGGCCGCTCGCGCCCGGGCAGGGGGTCTACAACCCGTCCGAGAGCCGCCGCGCCTTCCGCGCGACGGATGACGAGGGAGCGGTCATGCTCGTCGTCTACGGCGGGACCACCGATCCCCGGGACGCGCTGCCCTGCGCCACGTACGGCGCGACCGGCTGCGGTTGCCGCATTGCGGGCGCGGCGGACCGGGGCGATGGCGCGCTCCGGGCCGCGGGCGGGTTCATCGACATGGGCGTCCGATGGCTCGCGACCACGCAGACCGTGGGAGCGCGCGCGCTGGTCGTCGCCACCTCGACCTTCACCCCGGGCGGCAGCCACGCGCTGCACCGGCACCCGCGCGCCGACGAGTTCTTTCTCGTGCTGCAGGGCGGCGGCGAGCACCTCACGCAGGACGGGCCGGTACGGCTGAATCCCGGCGACATGGCCTATATCCCGGCCGGCGAGTGGCACGGGTTCCGGACCGATCCCGGCACGACCACCCGGACCGTTTATGGCTACCTGGGAGCGGGGAGCCTCGAGCAGGCAGGTTACGAGCTGTTGGAGGAGGAGACATGA
- a CDS encoding zinc-dependent alcohol dehydrogenase: MSAMQTAKWPDGAMTAVQITAPGRVDLTDVAIPEPGPDGVLVRTSYVGLCGTDLELLHGTAGYLKDGRAAFPLVFGHEWCGRVAAVGEAVRGIAVGDRVVGQTMVPCGQCRMCGRGRRTFCERLVEVGLYGLQGAAAEYIRMPARSLTVLPDALSDVSAAMIEPAVTVVGGFDRVGCGIADDVVVLGTGTIGLLAVQLAARVARSVDVIGVDPAGLALAAAAGARRAMRPEQAERGAYSVVIEASGAPAAFLQSLELAEPGGRVAVIGVANEAVTAMVPGHLVLHGIDVFGIRHGLDYYDRTVQLFEDGVLAAEPLVAAVLPPEDADHAFAILERGRSGPPKVLLCFDDGRPGAAAALRPGGKAR, from the coding sequence ATGAGCGCGATGCAAACTGCAAAATGGCCCGACGGCGCGATGACCGCCGTCCAGATCACTGCGCCGGGCCGCGTGGATCTCACCGATGTCGCCATCCCGGAGCCCGGGCCGGACGGCGTCCTCGTGCGCACCTCGTACGTCGGGCTTTGCGGCACCGACCTCGAATTGCTGCACGGCACCGCCGGATACCTGAAAGACGGCCGGGCCGCGTTCCCGCTCGTGTTCGGGCACGAGTGGTGCGGCCGGGTCGCGGCCGTGGGCGAAGCGGTCAGGGGCATTGCGGTCGGCGACCGGGTCGTGGGCCAGACGATGGTCCCCTGCGGCCAGTGCCGGATGTGCGGGCGCGGGCGCCGCACGTTCTGCGAGCGGCTCGTGGAGGTCGGCCTGTACGGGCTTCAGGGCGCGGCGGCCGAGTACATCCGGATGCCGGCCCGCTCGCTCACCGTGCTGCCCGACGCCCTCTCCGACGTGAGCGCCGCGATGATCGAGCCGGCCGTCACGGTGGTGGGCGGCTTCGACAGGGTCGGCTGCGGGATCGCGGACGACGTCGTGGTCCTCGGGACGGGCACGATCGGACTGCTCGCCGTGCAGCTCGCCGCGCGCGTCGCCCGGAGCGTGGACGTCATCGGCGTCGACCCGGCGGGCCTCGCGCTGGCCGCCGCCGCGGGCGCCCGGCGCGCGATGCGGCCCGAGCAGGCCGAGCGCGGCGCCTATTCGGTGGTCATCGAGGCCTCCGGGGCCCCGGCCGCATTCCTGCAATCCCTCGAGCTCGCCGAGCCCGGCGGCCGCGTCGCGGTGATCGGGGTCGCGAACGAGGCGGTCACCGCAATGGTGCCCGGCCACCTCGTCCTGCACGGGATCGACGTCTTCGGCATCCGGCACGGCCTCGATTACTACGACCGCACCGTCCAGCTCTTCGAAGACGGCGTGCTGGCGGCAGAGCCGCTGGTCGCCGCCGTGCTTCCGCCCGAGGACGCCGATCATGCCTTCGCGATCCTGGAGCGCGGCCGCTCGGGGCCGCCCAAGGTGCTGCTCTGCTTCGACGACGGACGCCCCGGCGCGGCCGCCGCGCTGCGGCCTGGAGGGAAGGCGCGATGA
- a CDS encoding cupin domain-containing protein translates to MIISSIQGACRTLDGDEELRWRSLARRGMLHCECESFDYLRLSPGTKLALRGSEGTESAWLVVAGSGLLALQDDAATRRLLRAGDLVLLPAGEEGRFIGGHGGLELLWLAVMPRDVSRAMPPRRPVA, encoded by the coding sequence ATGATCATCTCGAGCATCCAGGGCGCCTGCCGGACCCTCGACGGCGACGAGGAGCTGCGCTGGCGCTCCCTGGCGCGGCGGGGAATGCTGCATTGCGAGTGCGAGTCGTTCGATTACCTGCGCCTGTCGCCGGGCACGAAGCTCGCGCTGCGCGGCAGCGAGGGCACCGAGAGCGCGTGGCTCGTCGTGGCCGGCTCGGGCTTGCTCGCGCTCCAGGACGACGCGGCCACGCGCCGCCTGCTGCGCGCGGGCGATCTGGTCCTCCTCCCGGCGGGGGAGGAGGGCCGCTTCATCGGCGGCCATGGCGGGCTCGAGCTGCTCTGGCTCGCCGTCATGCCCCGCGACGTATCCAGGGCCATGCCCCCGAGGAGGCCTGTCGCATGA
- a CDS encoding cupin domain-containing protein, with translation MREGLIIGDLEDPSVVHGVHGTEGLSKWKCLARRAGLFGAWEAVEWAWLPPGGVSGEHVHTRTEEVYFILSGRGEMSLNGQPRAVGPGDLVLTGLGTKHGLRNVGEHGLGWLVIELLGPATAATLRGASAPADRIAGQATERKGEGGMAMIVNLLETPEVDPSAVFTGPLRKIGLVHLGPSQRAELCADGAEHALFTLGGSGEAASGEARVPLKYGVAVTLPLGAALEIDAGPDGLDYFLASLEVPSGGGG, from the coding sequence ATGCGTGAGGGGCTCATCATCGGGGATCTCGAGGACCCCTCGGTCGTCCACGGGGTGCACGGCACCGAGGGGCTCTCGAAATGGAAATGCCTCGCGCGGCGCGCCGGGCTGTTCGGCGCGTGGGAGGCCGTCGAATGGGCCTGGCTGCCCCCGGGCGGCGTCAGCGGTGAGCACGTGCATACCCGCACCGAGGAGGTCTATTTCATCCTCTCGGGCCGCGGCGAGATGAGCCTGAATGGCCAGCCGCGCGCGGTCGGCCCGGGGGATCTCGTCCTGACGGGCCTCGGGACCAAGCACGGATTGCGGAACGTCGGGGAGCACGGCCTCGGCTGGCTCGTGATCGAGCTGCTCGGCCCGGCCACGGCGGCGACGCTCCGCGGGGCCTCGGCCCCGGCAGATCGTATTGCCGGGCAAGCGACGGAAAGAAAAGGAGAAGGAGGCATGGCGATGATCGTCAATCTGCTCGAGACCCCCGAGGTCGATCCGAGCGCCGTATTCACCGGGCCGCTCCGCAAGATCGGCCTGGTCCACCTCGGGCCCAGCCAGCGCGCCGAGCTTTGCGCGGACGGCGCGGAGCACGCGCTCTTCACGCTCGGCGGCTCCGGCGAGGCCGCCTCGGGGGAGGCGAGGGTCCCGCTGAAATACGGGGTCGCCGTCACCCTGCCCCTGGGCGCCGCGCTCGAGATCGACGCCGGTCCCGACGGGCTCGATTACTTCCTGGCGAGCCTCGAGGTGCCGAGCGGGGGTGGGGGATGA
- a CDS encoding sedoheptulose 7-phosphate cyclase, with the protein MMAHRWTVHAALPVRYEVQMVDGLFDIDNPALVEAGCAHHRRDARRLVVIDANVDRIYGDRIRAYLAHHGVEYLKVVLTISEAEKTMDSVFRVVQGMDELGISRRHEPVIAIGGGVLLDIVGLAASLYRRSTPYVRVPTTLIGLVDAGVGAKTGVNHGAHKNRLGTYFPAKVTLLDPSFLRTLDARHIRNGLAEILKIALVKDRALFELLDRHGVSLVEERMQGVTEDGARAAAQVIERAITGMLEELEPNLWENKLERVVDYGHTFSPTLEMLALPDLLHGEAVNVDMALTTVLSEQRGLISARERDRIFALMRKLDLPVHHRLCHPGVLETALADTVRHRDGKQRMPLAIGVGAACFVNDVQPAELVTAAASLRELSAAGEQREAAYA; encoded by the coding sequence ATGATGGCACATAGATGGACCGTTCATGCTGCCCTCCCCGTTCGTTACGAAGTGCAAATGGTCGATGGGCTCTTCGATATCGATAACCCGGCGCTGGTGGAGGCCGGCTGCGCCCACCACCGCAGGGACGCCCGCAGGCTCGTCGTGATCGACGCCAACGTCGATCGAATCTACGGCGACAGGATTCGCGCGTACCTCGCGCACCACGGCGTGGAGTACCTGAAGGTCGTCCTCACGATCTCCGAGGCCGAGAAGACCATGGACTCGGTCTTCCGGGTCGTGCAGGGGATGGACGAGCTCGGGATCTCGCGCCGCCACGAGCCCGTGATTGCGATCGGCGGGGGCGTGCTGCTCGACATCGTCGGGCTCGCGGCCAGCCTGTACCGCCGCAGCACGCCCTACGTGCGCGTCCCGACGACCCTCATCGGCCTCGTGGACGCCGGCGTCGGCGCGAAGACGGGCGTCAACCACGGGGCGCACAAGAACCGGCTCGGGACCTATTTCCCCGCGAAGGTCACGCTCCTCGACCCGAGCTTCCTGAGGACGCTCGACGCCCGACACATCCGCAATGGGCTCGCCGAGATCCTGAAGATCGCGCTGGTGAAGGATCGCGCTCTGTTCGAGCTGCTCGATCGGCACGGCGTCTCGCTCGTCGAGGAGCGCATGCAGGGCGTGACCGAGGACGGCGCGAGGGCCGCGGCGCAGGTGATCGAGCGGGCCATCACGGGCATGCTCGAGGAGCTCGAGCCGAACCTGTGGGAGAACAAGCTCGAGCGCGTGGTCGATTACGGCCACACGTTCAGCCCCACCCTCGAGATGCTCGCGCTCCCCGATCTCCTGCACGGCGAGGCGGTGAACGTCGACATGGCGCTGACCACCGTCCTCTCCGAGCAGCGGGGCCTCATCAGCGCCCGGGAGCGAGACCGCATCTTCGCGCTCATGCGCAAGCTCGATCTGCCCGTCCACCACCGGCTCTGCCACCCGGGGGTGCTCGAGACCGCGCTCGCCGACACCGTTCGCCACCGCGACGGCAAGCAGCGAATGCCGCTCGCCATCGGCGTGGGCGCGGCGTGCTTCGTCAACGACGTCCAGCCTGCCGAGCTCGTCACGGCGGCGGCCTCGCTCCGGGAGCTCTCGGCGGCCGGGGAGCAGCGGGAGGCAGCGTATGCGTGA
- a CDS encoding multicopper oxidase family protein, with amino-acid sequence MSNHETSIHQDPANPRETPTGDGMAPSRVTRRYPRGTIVLAVQYATGQIRRTGPSGETLGWDTVRLRSYNGKLVGPVIEARPGDTLNIVLENNLHPPDSPSHEHHDPSGFNTTNLHLHGLHVSPAGNADNVMLAIAPHEKFFYEVTIPKDHPAGTFWYHAHRHGSVTIQLASGMAGPLIIRGDIDDVPAIKAAKERIFLFQQIPYLMNPGTNIGEIESIDHFATAAAWKALGRRFTINGEVEPTLEMSPGEVQRWRFIHGGIREALNIRLVSRDAAGVETPIPQLQIAMDGLTTGRLDAVEETEMHPGYRVDVLVRATDARGNPLPQGNYWLVDASPDAPPAARVLARVVVRGPIIRMRLPAESELSRLAPHRNVGDDEIQGRQEVRFEVDTSTTPPRYLINGKSFDPDDPPRRLRLGVAEEWIVSSAANGGHPYHIHVNPFQCTLPDGRVVWKDTLYVPAGQTARLRTRYERYIGMFMLHCHILTHEDGGMMEMVEILPPGSAHGGHDHGGTNHDGHG; translated from the coding sequence ATGAGCAACCACGAGACATCGATTCACCAGGACCCCGCAAACCCGCGCGAGACCCCGACGGGCGACGGAATGGCGCCGAGCCGCGTCACCCGGAGATACCCGAGGGGCACGATCGTGCTCGCGGTCCAGTACGCTACCGGGCAGATCCGCAGGACCGGGCCGAGCGGGGAGACCCTCGGATGGGACACGGTCCGGCTGCGCTCCTACAATGGAAAGCTCGTCGGCCCCGTCATCGAGGCGCGCCCGGGGGACACGCTGAACATCGTGCTGGAGAACAACCTCCATCCGCCGGATTCGCCGTCGCACGAGCACCACGACCCGAGCGGCTTCAACACGACGAACCTCCATCTTCACGGGCTGCACGTATCGCCCGCCGGGAACGCGGACAACGTGATGCTCGCGATCGCGCCCCACGAGAAGTTCTTCTACGAGGTGACGATCCCGAAGGATCACCCTGCCGGGACCTTCTGGTATCACGCCCACAGGCACGGCTCGGTGACGATCCAGCTCGCCAGCGGCATGGCCGGCCCCTTGATCATTCGCGGCGACATCGACGACGTCCCGGCCATCAAGGCGGCCAAGGAGCGGATCTTCCTGTTCCAGCAGATCCCCTACCTCATGAATCCCGGGACGAACATCGGGGAAATCGAGAGCATCGACCACTTCGCCACCGCCGCCGCGTGGAAGGCGCTGGGGCGCCGCTTCACCATCAATGGGGAGGTCGAGCCGACCCTCGAGATGAGCCCTGGCGAGGTGCAGCGCTGGCGCTTCATTCACGGCGGCATCCGCGAGGCGCTCAACATCAGGCTGGTCAGCCGCGACGCGGCGGGCGTCGAGACGCCGATCCCTCAGCTCCAGATCGCGATGGACGGCCTCACCACCGGCCGCCTCGACGCGGTGGAGGAGACCGAGATGCACCCCGGCTATCGCGTCGACGTGCTCGTGCGCGCGACCGACGCGCGCGGCAATCCTCTGCCGCAGGGCAATTACTGGCTCGTCGACGCCTCGCCCGATGCGCCGCCGGCGGCCCGGGTCCTGGCCCGCGTGGTCGTCCGCGGCCCGATTATCAGGATGCGGCTGCCCGCGGAATCGGAGCTCTCCCGCCTCGCCCCGCACAGGAACGTCGGCGACGACGAGATCCAGGGCAGGCAGGAGGTCCGCTTCGAGGTCGATACCAGCACGACGCCTCCCCGTTATCTCATCAACGGCAAGTCGTTCGACCCCGACGATCCTCCGCGCAGGCTCAGGCTGGGCGTCGCCGAGGAGTGGATCGTCTCCTCTGCGGCGAACGGCGGACACCCGTACCACATTCACGTCAATCCATTCCAGTGCACATTGCCCGACGGGCGGGTCGTCTGGAAGGACACGCTCTACGTCCCTGCGGGGCAAACCGCGCGGCTCCGCACCCGGTACGAGCGGTACATCGGGATGTTCATGCTCCATTGCCACATCCTGACGCACGAAGACGGCGGGATGATGGAGATGGTCGAGATCCTGCCTCCGGGCTCCGCGCATGGCGGGCATGATCACGGCGGGACCAATCACGACGGCCACGGCTGA
- a CDS encoding serine/threonine-protein kinase: protein MNSIADDSDFGDSLMCKVAAVEARTSLRELPRPMPGDRMGGEDDARFEIVEEIGFGSMSVVYRARDLLLERMVAIKLLVDLRGLSRGDATALCYREARAAAGLHHENVIRTFDVGMWNGSPFIVLEHIEGETLRARLDRGRLGWAAVASIMIQITDGLAHAHERGVVHRDLKPGNVLVLPDGTIKIIDFGIACSSRDLRDGAADALWRAGTPPYMAPEQWRGEPQDARTDIWAMGVVLFEMLTGRRPYEDAKLEELAERVTSAAPAPVACACGRDVLCEAEQIAARALQKDPAQRFETALEMRRALLLAAAPRRAPAGVDGLHLRF, encoded by the coding sequence ATGAACTCGATCGCAGACGACTCCGATTTCGGCGACAGCCTCATGTGCAAAGTGGCCGCCGTGGAGGCGCGCACGAGCTTGCGCGAGCTTCCGCGCCCGATGCCGGGCGATCGCATGGGCGGCGAGGACGACGCGCGGTTCGAGATCGTCGAGGAGATCGGCTTCGGATCGATGAGCGTCGTCTATCGGGCCAGGGATCTGCTGCTCGAGCGCATGGTGGCCATCAAGCTCCTCGTCGACCTCCGCGGGCTGTCGAGGGGAGACGCCACCGCGCTCTGCTACCGCGAGGCCCGCGCAGCCGCGGGTCTCCACCACGAGAACGTCATCCGGACCTTCGACGTGGGGATGTGGAACGGGTCGCCGTTCATCGTCCTCGAGCACATCGAGGGGGAGACCTTGCGCGCGCGCCTCGACCGCGGCCGCCTCGGCTGGGCGGCGGTCGCGAGCATCATGATTCAAATCACGGACGGCCTCGCGCACGCCCACGAGCGAGGCGTCGTCCACCGGGATCTGAAGCCGGGCAATGTCCTCGTGCTGCCGGACGGGACGATCAAGATCATCGATTTCGGCATCGCATGCTCCTCGCGCGACCTCCGGGACGGCGCCGCCGACGCCCTGTGGAGAGCGGGGACGCCGCCGTACATGGCACCGGAGCAATGGCGCGGCGAGCCGCAGGACGCGCGCACGGACATCTGGGCAATGGGCGTCGTGCTCTTCGAGATGCTGACGGGCAGGCGGCCGTACGAGGACGCCAAGCTCGAAGAGCTGGCCGAGCGGGTCACGTCCGCGGCCCCGGCGCCGGTGGCCTGCGCCTGCGGGCGCGACGTCCTTTGCGAGGCGGAGCAGATCGCCGCGCGGGCGCTGCAAAAGGACCCCGCCCAGCGCTTCGAGACGGCCCTCGAGATGCGGCGCGCGCTCCTCCTGGCCGCCGCGCCTCGCCGCGCCCCGGCGGGCGTGGATGGGCTTCACCTACGCTTCTGA
- a CDS encoding RNA polymerase sigma factor yields MSMGNRYTLENEIRRHHELGEINRTAEIAIRAYGDEIRGWLVGVTRDRTTAIEIYSATCEDIWRGLPGFRWDSSFRTWAYQVARNAWSRHLRSMERAREVEVQFDDDALCKLPQWDRSETHPWQRTEMRDSLARLRALLTPAERTLLSLRVEQRMAWDDIARIVASDGEPPSPEAIRRKATALRQQFQRLKAKLHAFAAQEGLLQLA; encoded by the coding sequence ATGAGTATGGGGAACCGATACACCCTCGAGAACGAAATCAGGCGTCACCACGAGCTCGGCGAGATCAACCGCACCGCCGAGATCGCCATCCGCGCCTACGGCGACGAGATTCGCGGCTGGCTCGTCGGGGTCACGCGCGATCGGACGACGGCCATCGAGATCTACAGCGCGACCTGCGAGGACATCTGGAGGGGCCTGCCAGGGTTCCGGTGGGATAGCTCGTTCCGGACCTGGGCCTATCAGGTCGCCCGCAACGCCTGGTCCCGGCACCTGCGCTCGATGGAGCGGGCCCGGGAGGTGGAGGTGCAATTCGACGACGACGCCCTCTGCAAGCTCCCGCAGTGGGACCGCTCCGAGACGCATCCGTGGCAAAGGACGGAGATGAGGGACAGCCTCGCGAGGCTGCGCGCCCTGCTCACGCCAGCCGAGCGCACGCTCCTCTCCTTGCGCGTCGAGCAAAGAATGGCGTGGGACGACATCGCGCGGATCGTCGCGAGCGACGGCGAGCCCCCGAGCCCGGAGGCGATCCGGCGCAAGGCGACGGCGCTGCGCCAGCAATTCCAGCGGCTCAAGGCGAAGCTGCACGCCTTCGCGGCGCAGGAAGGCCTGCTCCAGCTCGCATGA
- a CDS encoding carboxypeptidase-like regulatory domain-containing protein: protein MKKIRVALVALALVSVAPRVAAQDASLTGCVREASSQRAVPAMTVRLIAPAEAKRPEMVTLTNEQGQFRFSSLPPGPYALELLQGAQVVSREIIDVSGQATRDVVVRQVP, encoded by the coding sequence ATGAAAAAGATTCGTGTGGCTCTCGTGGCCCTGGCCCTCGTCTCGGTGGCGCCGCGCGTGGCGGCGCAAGACGCCTCGCTCACAGGCTGCGTGCGCGAGGCGTCCAGCCAGCGCGCCGTCCCAGCCATGACCGTGCGGCTCATCGCACCCGCGGAAGCGAAACGACCGGAGATGGTCACGCTGACCAACGAGCAGGGCCAATTCCGGTTCTCGTCGCTCCCGCCGGGACCCTATGCGCTCGAGCTGCTCCAGGGGGCGCAGGTGGTGAGCCGCGAGATCATCGATGTCAGCGGGCAGGCGACGAGGGACGTCGTCGTGCGGCAGGTGCCTTGA
- a CDS encoding ribonuclease J, which produces MAVRIIPLGGLGEVGMNSMVIEEDGRRVLVDCGVLFPNDQVLGVEVAIPDLRYLREAGGLDALLLTHGHEDHIGGVASLLREFPVPVYGTRFTLALVRGRLIEHGIDAELIEVVPRERFVAGPFLVEAIRVTHSIPDATGFAIETGEGVIIHTGDWKIDLTPVGGDRLDLARFAEYGKAGVVALLSDSTNAEREGFSISETAVAETFLRRFGEARGRVLVALFSSNVHRVQSVLDIAARLGRRVALAGRSLWNNTRIAEDLGLLHVPDGVIVESDLAGTLPPDKLIVLSTGAQGEPNSALARMATGDHPKLRVEAGDTVIFSSRAIPGNEIAVTQIANRLAKRGAVVIDRAFDPIHVSGHAQSEEQKILIDAVRPRHFVPIHGEYRMLQAHARTAMRMGTSPQDVFVIEDGEVLSIESGSMRLREPIPSGRVWLDARGGRDVSEIVLRERESISEQGMVIAIVVADRKTGEIVRGPELLARGVAHFDEGGPLYEAALRGARESLFGLSAPMRTMAQALEEALSWGVRQAFAHRERGKRPAVLPMAVLL; this is translated from the coding sequence ATGGCGGTTCGGATCATCCCGCTCGGCGGCCTCGGCGAGGTCGGCATGAATTCCATGGTCATCGAAGAGGACGGCCGTCGGGTCCTCGTCGATTGCGGCGTCCTTTTCCCCAACGATCAGGTCCTCGGCGTCGAGGTCGCCATCCCGGACCTCCGCTACCTCCGCGAGGCAGGCGGGCTCGACGCCTTGCTCCTCACCCACGGGCACGAGGATCATATTGGTGGGGTCGCCTCCCTGCTCCGTGAATTCCCCGTTCCCGTGTACGGCACCCGCTTCACGCTCGCGCTCGTCCGTGGGCGGCTCATCGAGCACGGGATCGACGCCGAGCTCATCGAGGTCGTCCCCCGCGAGCGCTTCGTCGCAGGACCCTTCCTCGTCGAGGCCATCCGCGTCACCCACTCGATCCCCGACGCCACGGGCTTCGCCATCGAGACGGGCGAGGGCGTCATCATTCACACGGGCGACTGGAAGATCGACCTCACCCCGGTCGGCGGCGATCGCCTCGATCTCGCCCGCTTCGCCGAATACGGCAAGGCCGGCGTGGTGGCGCTCCTGTCGGATTCGACCAACGCCGAGCGCGAGGGCTTCTCCATCAGCGAGACGGCCGTCGCCGAGACCTTTTTGCGCCGCTTCGGCGAGGCGCGCGGGCGCGTCCTCGTCGCGCTCTTCTCCTCCAACGTGCACAGGGTCCAGAGCGTGCTCGACATCGCCGCGCGCCTCGGCCGCAGGGTGGCGCTCGCCGGCAGGAGCCTGTGGAACAATACGCGGATCGCCGAGGATCTCGGCCTGCTCCACGTCCCCGATGGCGTGATCGTCGAGTCGGACCTGGCGGGGACATTGCCCCCCGACAAGCTCATCGTCCTCAGCACGGGCGCGCAGGGCGAGCCGAACAGCGCGCTCGCGCGCATGGCCACAGGCGACCACCCGAAGCTGCGCGTCGAGGCCGGCGACACCGTCATCTTCTCCTCGCGCGCGATCCCCGGCAACGAGATCGCGGTCACGCAGATCGCCAATCGCCTCGCCAAGCGCGGCGCGGTGGTCATCGACAGGGCCTTCGACCCCATTCACGTGAGCGGCCACGCCCAGAGCGAGGAGCAGAAGATCCTCATCGACGCGGTCAGGCCGCGCCATTTCGTGCCCATTCATGGCGAGTACCGCATGCTGCAAGCCCACGCCCGCACGGCCATGCGCATGGGCACCTCGCCTCAGGACGTGTTCGTCATCGAGGACGGCGAGGTGCTCTCCATCGAGAGCGGCAGCATGCGCCTGCGCGAGCCCATCCCGAGCGGGCGCGTCTGGCTCGACGCCCGTGGAGGCCGCGACGTGTCCGAGATCGTGCTGCGCGAGCGGGAGTCGATCAGCGAGCAGGGAATGGTGATCGCCATCGTCGTGGCCGACCGCAAGACGGGCGAGATCGTCCGGGGACCGGAGCTATTGGCCCGCGGCGTCGCCCATTTCGACGAGGGAGGCCCCCTTTACGAGGCAGCATTGCGAGGCGCCCGCGAGTCGCTCTTCGGCCTGTCCGCGCCCATGCGGACCATGGCCCAGGCCCTCGAGGAGGCGCTGAGCTGGGGCGTGCGCCAGGCCTTCGCCCACCGCGAGCGGGGCAAGCGGCCCGCCGTGTTGCCGATGGCGGTCTTGCTCTAA
- a CDS encoding PIN domain-containing protein, with amino-acid sequence MDIRLVLDSSVLIAVMKPAEAHHADAADFLERVRVARGSVALFSPPELWLEVRVAALKMEKAKNAPRPPSVSELLRGLPVELVPMTSVDEIDQFFEELGRRTRGKAPFANATDLVYLWAAWQTGATLVTLDGGLLKYHGMVCDVTRPQDAYFRAG; translated from the coding sequence GTGGACATCCGCCTGGTCCTGGACAGCTCGGTGCTCATCGCCGTGATGAAGCCGGCGGAGGCGCATCACGCGGACGCGGCCGATTTTCTCGAGCGCGTCCGCGTGGCGCGCGGTTCGGTCGCGCTGTTCTCGCCCCCGGAGCTGTGGCTCGAGGTGCGCGTCGCGGCGCTGAAGATGGAGAAGGCAAAGAATGCCCCCAGGCCGCCGAGCGTGAGCGAGCTCTTGAGGGGCCTGCCGGTCGAGCTGGTGCCGATGACGAGCGTCGACGAGATCGACCAGTTCTTCGAGGAGCTCGGGCGGCGCACGCGCGGCAAGGCGCCGTTCGCGAATGCGACCGATCTCGTCTACCTGTGGGCGGCGTGGCAGACGGGCGCGACGCTCGTCACGCTCGATGGCGGCCTGCTCAAATACCACGGCATGGTCTGCGACGTGACGCGCCCGCAAGACGCCTATTTCCGCGCGGGTTAG